GGAATTATTCATTGCAATCTGGAAATGAGTCTATAAAAGATGCAAGCCTCAAAAAATCTGTTATCAGAAAACAGTGATTGGATACCAAAGCTGATTATCGCTGTCAAACAAATTCTGGAATGATTTTTTATAAGCACAATAACATATCAATAACATTATTAATATAATATATTAAAATGAATATCAAATAGTATATATTTGGTATACCTAATTTATTTTTATGCTGTTTATATCAACAACTCGCGCAGCTTTAAGCGCTGGACTTTTCCCGATGGACCCTTGGGAAGCGCCTCAATAATCTTGATAATCCCTGGTGTTTTGAACTCGCCCAGATGTTCCCGGCAGTGCCGGCGCAATTCTTCTTCGGTTGCCGTCATGTCCGGCTTAAGGACGACACAACACATGATGTCTTCACCATAATGGGCGTCTGGAATTCCCACAGCCCCGGCATCAAGCACGGCCGGATGTTTATAAAGCGCCTCATCAATTTCTCTTGGCGCAATATTTTCTCCCCCCTTGATAATCAATTCCTTAATTCTACCGCTGACAAAAACGAAACCGTCCTCGTCCATGTACCCCAGATCACCGGTATGGAACCAACCGTCCGGGTCGATGGCCTTGGCCGTCAATTCCGGTTCCTTGTAGTAACATTTCATAACATTATCACCCCGGACCATTATTTCACCCTGCCGGCCGATGGGGACCTCATTGCCGCTATTGTCTATTATTTTGGCCTCATTTCCGACCGGGACGCCCGGGGAGCCGTATTTCCTGTCGCCGGGATCAATGGGATTGCTGAAAACCGGCGCTGCCGTCTCGGTCAGCCCCATGGTTTCAACGATGGTCACCTTGAATTTTTCTTCAAATGCCTTGTGAAGGGCTGGGGGCAGCGCCGAGGATGCGCTGCGGCCGAAACGAAGCCTTGAAAAGTTCAGGTTTTCATCTTGTTGGCATTCATCGCAGCACAGATAGGAAATAATCGTCGGCACGACACTGAACCAGGTGCACTTAAAATCAGAAATTAAATTCCAAAATTTGGCGGCACTGAATTTGCGGGGCATCACCACGCTGCCGCCGCTTACCAGGGGCGCAATGATGGTAACCACTTCTCCGTTGATGTGATAGAGCGGGAGGGAGCACAGCGCCCTGTCTTCAGCAGTCAACCGATGCGCCATCGTGGTGAAACGACCGCCGGCCATCAGATTCTTGTGGGTCAGAATCACGCCCTTGGGCTTGCCCGTGGTTCCGGAGGTGTATAGTAAAAGGGCTTCATCTTCTTGGGTTACATCCGGCAACTTAAAGTTAGAAAAATCATCATCACTTGTGAAAATGCTTTCGGCATCCATATCAACCGATACCGTCGGGATGCTCCGTTTAATATTCCGGAGCGCTTTTTCCAGAAAAGGCCGGTAAGGTTCTTCGCAGAAAACAAGGCGGGCATCCGAATGGTTAAGAACATATTCAAGCAGAGAGGACTGGGCCATCAGGTTTAAAGGGGCTGCCACAAAGCCGGCATACATGGCGCCCAGAAAAATCTTGGCGGTCTGATACCCATTACTCAACATAAACGAAACCTTGTCACCCTTGTGTAAGCCACGGCTCATCAGATACTTGCCCAGCCGTTCCGAATCGGACTTGAGCTGCTCATAAGAGAGAAAAAGCCCGGGTTCAGGCGCAATCATAAAAGTCTTATCTTTATATTCTCCAGCCTGATAATCGATCATGTATCTGAGTGTATTCATCGCAATGCTCACAAAAATTGGTTAATGATAACGCTGCTAAAGGTTACTCCCTGATTGACATCTGATAGCACAAGACTCGAAAAAGAAAAATGAAAAGCGCCTTCAAAAATTTTATCCCTTGCTTCATGACAGCCGGCTGTCGCACCTGCCTGTAAAATCTCGAATGATGACCGCGTTGCTATGTCGGCGTAAAATGATTTTAAGGTAACCACAGCCCATAAAATTCTTTATAATCGCAATTGATACCATATTAATTAGTATTTGGTATTCCAATTACTTTTAAAAATATTAATCATTATTTATGTTTTATAATTAAATATCATAGTGTTATAAATTTTTTAATTTCACTTGACATGGCATGCTATTAATTGGTATTCGAATATCATGGCAGTGCGCTCAAACATAACCGCCAAAGGCAAACTGAACAATCTGGCCTATCAACAATTGAAAGAGATGGTTGTCAGCGGCGAGGTCTCCCAGGAAAACCCGCTCGTGGAGCGCACGATCAGCAAAAAGCTCAATATGAGCCGGACGCCGATAAAGCATGCCATCAGTCGCCTGCAGCAGGAAGGTCTTATCAGGGTTGTTCCCCGCCATGGTGTTTTTCCCATCATTATCACATACGCAGAATATAAAAATATTATTGAAATAAGAGAAGTCCTGGAAGGCTTGGCAGCCCGTTTAGCCGTCGAACATTTTTCGAATGCTAAATTGCGGGAGTTAAGAAATATTTTTCACAATCTCGGCGATATACGTGACGCCAATAAAGTCAGCCATAATGATTTTGCCCTGGCGAATGTCGCCTTTCATCGTGCGATCCTGGAGCACAGCAATAATCCCAAGCTGATCGAAACCGTCAAAAGCTTATATGACCACCTCAACCTGGTACGGCTCAAAACGATTGAAATGACAGACCGGCGAAATCGTTCCGTGAATGAACATGAAATGATATTATCGGCATTAGAGTCCCGTAACGCCGATGAAGCTGAAAAAGCAATGCGGACCCACATCTGTACGTTAAAAAAAGATATCGAAAGAGCAGTTCAGAAAAATCCTGATTTCTTCGCGAATGCAAAATAAGGGTTTCTACACGAAAGGCCCATCGCTCTTTCTCTCAAGTTTTTATCAAAACGACAGCCCAGGTATTAGCATTTCGTTCGATGATTTTGCGAGTCTCTTTAATTCTCCGAGCTTTTAATATTAAGTTCGCTAAAAACTGACCAAACGTTCTATTTTTCCGTCGGGGAATGACGCGGACACGATTTTATTTTTTTATGACTGATTAAGCCGCAAACACACGACAAGTGAGGAGTGACAAATGCCGTTTTACAGGTTTGAAAAACTGGAAAGTAAATTTATGACGCCCCGGCTCTCAACCGCCCACGGACCGATGATTGAGGGAGACTTTATCTATTTCTGTCTGGTCTCCAAAGAACCGGGGGCCGGGTCGGTTGTCCATTATCATCCCAATGAGCTGTTTATTTTTCCGACTGTCGGCAAAATCAATTCGCTGGTCGGCAGGGATCGCCGCATGGTCCCGCCCGGCACCTTCATCCATATTCCGCCTTATGGCCGGCACCAAATGACGGCGACCGAAGACGGACGCCTCAGTTATCTTTACATCAAAGATAAGACCTGGACGGTTGTGGGCCTGGCCGTAGACGAGGCCGTTCCGGAGAAAGCCACATCCCTGGAAGAAGCAAACACGGAATTTCAAAAATCAGGGTGGACGCTGGGCAAAGGTGAAATAAAAAAGGAGGCAGGCGAATCCTCAGTGCGTATCGACGATCTGGGGAATTGTTATTATCCCATCATAGATGCTTTTGATTCACCACCTGCTTCGGGAAATCGCTTTTATAGATTTCGAGGTGATCGGATGCACTTCGGCTTTACCGAACTGATAAATCCCTATGAGGAGCGTCATCAGGAGAGCCCCCATGAACAGTTTATATACGTTCTCTCTGGAACCCTGGATGCCGTATGGGAAGATGAACACGAGGTGCTTACCGCCGGCGGCATCATGCACATACCCAAAGGGTCGCATTACGGCATTTCATACATCCCAAAGAGCCCGGTACGATACGTTACCGTGGAATCGGCCGCGTTACTTGAATCAGCCGTTGGATAATGTTTTAACGGCCACAGGGTTTAGGGTTTATTGAATGGCGCTTATTGAAACCAACCGGAATCGTTAAAGGGGGTGATGCAATCGGCACTGACTGATTAAAACCAATTAACAGCAACCTTGAAAGAAGAAAATTATGATCGACATTACAAGAAGACGGTTTATGGAATATGTCATGGCATCCGGCGCAACCCTGATGCTTCCCAAATTCAGCTTCGGTGCCAATTGGCCCGATCGGCCGATTACAGGGGTTATCGGTTACTCAGCCGGCGGCGGTACCGACACGATCGCAAGGGGTATTGCCGGCGGGATGGAGCCCTTCATCGGCGGCACCGTTAATTGCATCAACCAGCCGGGTGCAACCGGTGGCATTGCAACGGATTTCGTTTTAAAAAAACCCTCCGACGGTTACTGGCTGCTCTTTACATCCAATTACAACAAGTTCTTAAGGGTAACCAAGAAACACGACTCCATTCCCTGGAAAGAGTGGCAATTTTATCGGCTGTCCTCAACCATGATGAGTTTTGCCGTCACGCCCGACTCACCCATTAAAGATTTCAGTGATTTTATAGATATGGCCAAGAAGAACCCCGGCAAAATTTCCATCGGGAATTCCGGAGTCGGCGGAACCTGGCATATCGGCGCACTCTTGCTGGAAAAAGCGGCCGGAATTAAACTGCACCATATCGCCTACAAAGGCGGTAAAAAAGCGACACTGGCAGCGCTGCAGGGTGAAATTGATATTGTCGGCAATGGCATCCATGAGCAGATCAGCACCATTAAGGCCGGCAAACTTAGAAATCTTTGCGTTTTTGATTCCAAGCCAATGAAGCTGGGAGGCTTTGAATTTGAACCCATTACAAAATACCTTCCGGCTGCAGCGGACGACTGTCCCTATGGTGGCGGGACCACACCCGCATTAAAACGCGATACGGATCCTGAAATTCTAAAAAAATATGCAATGGCTTTTGAAAAGGGGCAAAACGATAAGAATTACACCCAGATTCTGGCCAAAAAAGGAATCAACAAGCTCTTTCGATTTGGCGCTGATGCCGACAAGGATGCTGCCAGAAATGAAGTCGTCACCGCAACGCTTCTTTATGAAAGCGGCGTCGGCAAGGCCCATCCCCAAAAGGATTTAGGCCTGCCGAAGTTGGAAGACTTTAACAGCTGGTGGCCGCCGAAGGATTATCAACCCATGTTCTAATAAGATTACTTCGGTTTCAATCCAGGCATGATATTTTTCTGAGGGAACGGAACTGTTTTTGCGGTTCCGTTCCCTCCGTATAGGGAGGGTTTCTTGGACAACGAAAAAAACAAAAAAATGATCTTATATGATCTGGCCTTTGGTATTATACTGATTACGGTTTGTGCATTTTTTATCTTTAAATCGGCCACCATGCCCCGCCCGAGAACCTGGTTGACCGCCCCAGGTACGCCTCCTCTGATAATATTCATATCTTTGGGTTGCATGGGACTATCACTGTTCATCAACGCAATCAGGGCCAGAGGGCTGCAGATACTCAAAGAGAGATGGAGCCGAGTGGATGCCCGGACAAGTTCTTTGAATCAACTTTTAAGAAACAAAACGGTTTTGCTGACAATCATTTTCTTTTTTTATTTTATCGTTTTTACCAAAATATTTCCTTTTGAGCTTTCAACATTTATTTATCTGTTTATTACATTTAAAATTTTCTGGAAACGCACTACGCTCATCACGCTGGTCACAACCTTATTGATAACCATTTCCTTTTCCTATGTGTTTTCAGAAGTTTTTAAGGTCATGCTGCCGGGTGTTGCCTGGCGCGATTTTTTACCTGTCTAATTATTAATTCATACCAATTCTGGGAGTTTGATATGGAGTTCGAATGGGTTTCAATACTGAGTCCTTACATGATATTTCTTTCCCTGGGTGGAACGGCGTTGGGGATCATCTGGGGAGCCATGCCCGGTTTGTCCACAAACATGGCCATGGCGCTATTGCTGGGGCTTACTTACAAGATGAGCGCACCGGTCGCCGTTGTATTTCTGATTTCAACTCTGACCGGTTCGGTTTTTGGGGGTGCAATTTCGGCGATTCTGATCAACATTCCGGGAACGCCGGATGCCGTCCCCACCCAGCTGGCCGGATTCCCGCTTGCCAAACAAGGCCAGGGCGGTTTGGCCCTCGGCTGCGCCATTTTCTTTTCCTTTATCGGAAACTGGATTGGAATCGTCGCGCTGATCGCATTTGTTCCCGTTATCATTAATATTGCGCTGAAGTTCAGTTCCTGGGAGATTTTTTTGCTGGCCATGGTCGGTGTGGCCATCAGCGGCACCATTACGGCAGGTGAAAGGCCCCTGAAAGGATGGATTGCCGGCTGGATCGGTCTGGCGATTGCGTTTGTCGGGAAAGAACCCATATTCGGCGTCGACCGCTTTACATTTGATTACGACATGCTGTCAAGCGGCATCCATTTTTTGCCGGTTATGATCGGCCTGTTCGGCTTGACCGAAATTATAAAGGTCCTGCAGAAGGAGGAAACATATACCATCCCATCTGAAGTGGGCAAAATTTTTCCGTCATTTTCTTTTATGAAAAAATTCTGGAAGTCCGGCATCCGATCGGGCATCATCGGAACAATCATCGGCGCCATACCGGGAACCGGAGCGAATGTCGCAACATTTGTCAGCTATAATGTCGGGGAGCAGATCAGCAAAAAAGATTTTTCCAAGGGAAGTTTTGACGGCGTCATCTGCTCTGAAGTTGCAAATAACGCTACCATTGGCGGCGGTTTGCTTCCCACGCTTACCTTGGGAATCCCCGGAAACAATTCCTCTGCGATATTTCTGGCTGCTTTGAATCTGCATGGGATAATCGTGGGTCCTTCCATTAACCTGGAGCACCCGGGGTTTATGTATTTTCTATACGCATCCCTTCTGATGGCGAATTTTCTCATGTATGGGATGGCGTTTGCCCTGATTAGGCCGAGTCTGAAAATATTTTCTCTGCCGCGGGAATTCCTCATGCCGGTTATTGCGCTGTTTTGTCTCATCGGAACCTATACGCTGCACTATTCTTTTTTTGAAGTCATCATCATGTTTTCGTTCGGCCTCATCGGATATTGGTTCAACAGAATGAAATATCCGTTTGCGCCTCTGGTTCTCGGTATCATTCTTGGACCGATGGCTGATGAGAATTTGCGCAGGACGCTTGACATACACCGCGACAATTTTGCCGAACTCCTCTTTCGCCCCATCGGCCTGATATTGTTATTGCTCGTATTTTGGTCGTTTTATTACAGCATCAGAAAATCTTTCAAACCAAATGCGACTTTATGATTTTTTGTAAAAGTTATCATAACCCATAAATAACCTGGAGGAAAAATGCCGATCTACCACATCGCCGAAATGAAAAAGGAAAACCCGGATATCAATCCCGCCATGATTGTTCAGACGGTGGGCGGAGAGTTTATGAAGGCCGCCATCGTCACCAAGCCGGAGGGTGAAGGCCCACCGCTCCACAACCATCCCAACGAAGAACAGTTTACCCTGATTCTGGATGGAAAGCTTCACTTCATTCTGGGGGATGAAGACCGGATTGTTGAACGGGGAGATCTTATTCACATACCTCGATTTACCGATCACCGCAGCCGGTCTGTGGGAGGACCGGCTACATTCTTCACCGTCAAATCCCCGGCGGGGAGCGGGGACATCATGCAGGACTACCGCAAGGCAGCTGATGCTGAAAAAGCGGAAGACAAGTATCCGGGGAAATGATTGAAAATTGATTGTTGTGTAAAAAGTATTCCAATCGTCATGCCGGACTTGAGGAGCCTGTCCCGCACTGCGATGCGGGGGCATCCAGAACCGTATGGAATTTCTGGATTCCCGCCTTCGCGGGAATGACGCTAAAGGTCGAATTAAGACTTTTACGAAGTCATCAAAATTGCGCAGTTAAATCTTATTTGCGATTTAACTGCGCCCAGTCTTCAAGGACGGCGCAGACGGACGCGGTATCCTGCTCCTCAAACCCCTTGGCCATAGCGCCCAAATAAACCTGGATACTGTTTGAAAAAAGCGGCGTCGGACAGTTCAGGCTTTTCGCAAAATCGGCGATGATGCTCAAATCCTTCTGGAAAATTTTTATCTTCATGCTGGCATTGTCATAATCGTTTTTCACCATGCGCGGCGCCCGGACTTCGAACATTCGGGATCGGCCTGAACTGTCGCACATGACCTTGTAAATCATTTCAGGATCCAGGCCGGCCTTCATGCCAAACACCATCGCTTCAGCCGCCGAGACATTATGAATGGCGACCAGCAAATTCGCCACCAGCTTCATCTTGCTGCCGTTGCCGAACTTCCCCAGATAATAGTTTGATCGCGCAAACGCCTCGATGACCGGAATACATTTTTCATATGAATCCTGAGGCCCGCTGCCGTATACCACCAGGTCTTTCTGAGCGGCCCGAGCACCCCCGCTGATGGGGCAGTCCATGAGGATCATACCCGCTTTTCGCATATCTTCACAGGCCCTCTCTTTATCTGCAACAGCCAATGTGCTGCACTCCATGACAATCAAACCTTCGCGCCGGGACGACAATATCCCCTCTGCGCCCCACACCACTTCCTGAAAGGCGGACAGGCTCGGCAGAAACATTAAAAGTACGTCCGCCTTCTGCGCGACTTCCCGGCAAGAAGATACGGCCTGGCCGCCGTTTTCTACCAGGATATCGATCCTTTGTTTAAGTACGTCATAACCCCAAACGGCAAAGCCTTCTTTGACAATGTTAGCGGAAATCGCTGTTCCCATAAACCCAAGCCCGATGACCCCGACCGTCATATGGTTCTTATTTTTTGTTTTTAGATTCACCGCACCCCCTCATAGCTGAAAATTAAAATTTTATTAGCTGCAAATAAGGAACCAAAAATAATTGGTTCAGGATCGTGCAGATCCTAAAGCAGACCGAACCATATTGGCGAAACTGGCATTTCCCAGGGTCACCCACTTAACCATTCTGTCCTGACCGGATGAAAACTTCCGAATGATTGCCCGCTCGGAATATCCCTTCCGGAACATCGTAAGAACATTCCCGTAAAAATCCTCCAGAAAGAGCAGCTTACTTTTTAATCGCATTTTGCCATTCTGGAGACAGGGTCTGTGGGCACAGAAAACCGATTCAAAATCGAACCTCAATACCTTTTTCAGGGACTCGATCTGTTCGGCCAAGTTTTCGTCAGCCCGAAAATATTTTATTTTATCTCCCAGATACAGATCGCCTGAAAATAACCAGCCCTTACTTTCCTTCAAGTACACGGTATGATCTTTCGAATGCCCGGGGGTGTGGATGGGTTTAAATCTGCAGCGCTCTGTTTCATAAATGCTGTCGAACGGAACCATCTCGGTTTGGCCCGCTCTTCCCCAGACATAGAATTGATAGGGACGGATGCTGAAACCGCTTTCCATCAGCCTGCAGGTTTCCGGGTGGCCGGTCACATCGACGCCATAAAGCCTTTTGATTGCCGCCGCATTGCCGCTGTGATCTTCATGATGATGGGTCAGCAGGATACCGTCTATTTTTTTCCCCGAAAGCAGCCGGATGACGCTCGCTTGCATATTGCGCTGGCCGGTGTCAACT
The genomic region above belongs to Desulfobacterales bacterium and contains:
- a CDS encoding AMP-binding protein; the protein is MNTLRYMIDYQAGEYKDKTFMIAPEPGLFLSYEQLKSDSERLGKYLMSRGLHKGDKVSFMLSNGYQTAKIFLGAMYAGFVAAPLNLMAQSSLLEYVLNHSDARLVFCEEPYRPFLEKALRNIKRSIPTVSVDMDAESIFTSDDDFSNFKLPDVTQEDEALLLYTSGTTGKPKGVILTHKNLMAGGRFTTMAHRLTAEDRALCSLPLYHINGEVVTIIAPLVSGGSVVMPRKFSAAKFWNLISDFKCTWFSVVPTIISYLCCDECQQDENLNFSRLRFGRSASSALPPALHKAFEEKFKVTIVETMGLTETAAPVFSNPIDPGDRKYGSPGVPVGNEAKIIDNSGNEVPIGRQGEIMVRGDNVMKCYYKEPELTAKAIDPDGWFHTGDLGYMDEDGFVFVSGRIKELIIKGGENIAPREIDEALYKHPAVLDAGAVGIPDAHYGEDIMCCVVLKPDMTATEEELRRHCREHLGEFKTPGIIKIIEALPKGPSGKVQRLKLRELLI
- a CDS encoding GntR family transcriptional regulator, whose product is MAVRSNITAKGKLNNLAYQQLKEMVVSGEVSQENPLVERTISKKLNMSRTPIKHAISRLQQEGLIRVVPRHGVFPIIITYAEYKNIIEIREVLEGLAARLAVEHFSNAKLRELRNIFHNLGDIRDANKVSHNDFALANVAFHRAILEHSNNPKLIETVKSLYDHLNLVRLKTIEMTDRRNRSVNEHEMILSALESRNADEAEKAMRTHICTLKKDIERAVQKNPDFFANAK
- a CDS encoding cupin domain-containing protein, producing MPFYRFEKLESKFMTPRLSTAHGPMIEGDFIYFCLVSKEPGAGSVVHYHPNELFIFPTVGKINSLVGRDRRMVPPGTFIHIPPYGRHQMTATEDGRLSYLYIKDKTWTVVGLAVDEAVPEKATSLEEANTEFQKSGWTLGKGEIKKEAGESSVRIDDLGNCYYPIIDAFDSPPASGNRFYRFRGDRMHFGFTELINPYEERHQESPHEQFIYVLSGTLDAVWEDEHEVLTAGGIMHIPKGSHYGISYIPKSPVRYVTVESAALLESAVG
- a CDS encoding tripartite tricarboxylate transporter substrate binding protein; amino-acid sequence: MIDITRRRFMEYVMASGATLMLPKFSFGANWPDRPITGVIGYSAGGGTDTIARGIAGGMEPFIGGTVNCINQPGATGGIATDFVLKKPSDGYWLLFTSNYNKFLRVTKKHDSIPWKEWQFYRLSSTMMSFAVTPDSPIKDFSDFIDMAKKNPGKISIGNSGVGGTWHIGALLLEKAAGIKLHHIAYKGGKKATLAALQGEIDIVGNGIHEQISTIKAGKLRNLCVFDSKPMKLGGFEFEPITKYLPAAADDCPYGGGTTPALKRDTDPEILKKYAMAFEKGQNDKNYTQILAKKGINKLFRFGADADKDAARNEVVTATLLYESGVGKAHPQKDLGLPKLEDFNSWWPPKDYQPMF
- a CDS encoding tripartite tricarboxylate transporter TctB family protein — encoded protein: MDNEKNKKMILYDLAFGIILITVCAFFIFKSATMPRPRTWLTAPGTPPLIIFISLGCMGLSLFINAIRARGLQILKERWSRVDARTSSLNQLLRNKTVLLTIIFFFYFIVFTKIFPFELSTFIYLFITFKIFWKRTTLITLVTTLLITISFSYVFSEVFKVMLPGVAWRDFLPV
- a CDS encoding tripartite tricarboxylate transporter permease, which encodes MEFEWVSILSPYMIFLSLGGTALGIIWGAMPGLSTNMAMALLLGLTYKMSAPVAVVFLISTLTGSVFGGAISAILINIPGTPDAVPTQLAGFPLAKQGQGGLALGCAIFFSFIGNWIGIVALIAFVPVIINIALKFSSWEIFLLAMVGVAISGTITAGERPLKGWIAGWIGLAIAFVGKEPIFGVDRFTFDYDMLSSGIHFLPVMIGLFGLTEIIKVLQKEETYTIPSEVGKIFPSFSFMKKFWKSGIRSGIIGTIIGAIPGTGANVATFVSYNVGEQISKKDFSKGSFDGVICSEVANNATIGGGLLPTLTLGIPGNNSSAIFLAALNLHGIIVGPSINLEHPGFMYFLYASLLMANFLMYGMAFALIRPSLKIFSLPREFLMPVIALFCLIGTYTLHYSFFEVIIMFSFGLIGYWFNRMKYPFAPLVLGIILGPMADENLRRTLDIHRDNFAELLFRPIGLILLLLVFWSFYYSIRKSFKPNATL
- a CDS encoding cupin domain-containing protein, giving the protein MPIYHIAEMKKENPDINPAMIVQTVGGEFMKAAIVTKPEGEGPPLHNHPNEEQFTLILDGKLHFILGDEDRIVERGDLIHIPRFTDHRSRSVGGPATFFTVKSPAGSGDIMQDYRKAADAEKAEDKYPGK
- a CDS encoding NAD(P)-dependent oxidoreductase translates to MNLKTKNKNHMTVGVIGLGFMGTAISANIVKEGFAVWGYDVLKQRIDILVENGGQAVSSCREVAQKADVLLMFLPSLSAFQEVVWGAEGILSSRREGLIVMECSTLAVADKERACEDMRKAGMILMDCPISGGARAAQKDLVVYGSGPQDSYEKCIPVIEAFARSNYYLGKFGNGSKMKLVANLLVAIHNVSAAEAMVFGMKAGLDPEMIYKVMCDSSGRSRMFEVRAPRMVKNDYDNASMKIKIFQKDLSIIADFAKSLNCPTPLFSNSIQVYLGAMAKGFEEQDTASVCAVLEDWAQLNRK
- a CDS encoding MBL fold metallo-hydrolase, with the translated sequence MNIVQREIFGEIEAFQLGFGPFGRPLMSVYMYWVDGHLVDTGQRNMQASVIRLLSGKKIDGILLTHHHEDHSGNAAAIKRLYGVDVTGHPETCRLMESGFSIRPYQFYVWGRAGQTEMVPFDSIYETERCRFKPIHTPGHSKDHTVYLKESKGWLFSGDLYLGDKIKYFRADENLAEQIESLKKVLRFDFESVFCAHRPCLQNGKMRLKSKLLFLEDFYGNVLTMFRKGYSERAIIRKFSSGQDRMVKWVTLGNASFANMVRSALGSARS